The sequence ATATTAGACAAACAACTGAAGTATACCTTAAAAGTACAATTCCAATTACTACATGaaaattatcaacaaaataatatatatatatatatatatatatatatggaaattatcAATACAAAATACGTTAGTCTCACAATGAAGTTTTTTGGGACAAACTTGCCCTCTAAACGTTGTGCATGTTCTTCGGGCAAACATCTATTCAGAAATCGAAGTCCACAAACTCTAACTGGGTTTGTTATGGGACTCCATTGGCACAACTTGCTAAAGCGTTTTCTGAGGCTTTATTTctcatttattttgttatggGGTATGATgaatacaaataattatggttttaatattatgagatgttttattagaatttcaatttttagtttttcttctttaattaggtttccttattgcatatatatatatatatatatatgttgttttagGATATGgattttctatcatttttttcttgtcCTATTAGTATTTAATCATAGAATCTTAtctcattttagaaaaataattattattttatatctttgttaatattttaaatgagatAATATCTTATTATTGGTGGACAGGAATagagataaaaaatataaatttgttgttttataATAAACAGGAATTACTATAAAAGGGACAAAAGGAtgcattcttttttattataaataggaaTTACTATAACCCTATTAAATAGATTAACCCTATTCAGATTGATTTTGTTTCCtactttaattaaatttactgatgttattaatgttttattataaataaggaTGACTATAACACTAGTAGACATATATTTATGCGAAAAGGTGATCCCATGGCACATATGGTAAAGGATGATGAGAAGATAAAAGGAAATCCGAAATAGCAGTTGGGTGAATAGAGGATTAGATGCAGCACAAAATCGATATGGTACAAAATCAGTTATGGTTTGCTTCTCTTTAATTACTCGGATTATATTAAACTTAGTAacttttttacattttcattAAGAAACTAATAGTGTAATTCTTGTACTAACTTATTCGCTCTTTTTGTGTTTTGGCTATGATAAGAGAAGGAATTCTTCAGGAGGACCAACCACAAACTAGCTACAGAACAGCAAGTTTATCATGTATGTTTTATTCTTATAGTCTGCTCTTAAACTtcattaatgtttttattagtAATTAATACTTCATTATTGTAgtagtatataatatatattttttatgtagtGAAATGGATATCACACATTATAATTTAAGCATAGTTGtccatcataaaaaaaaaaaaaaaatatatatatatatatatataataaaaccaatgacaattcaattaaattatttacataacaaaaaaaaaaaaaatggaaaggtATACATTGAATCCAAATAACATTTTAGGGAGAGAATTTgcaatttttatgaatattcatttgtacataaaatatattttattttgatgtcCACGTTGCCCATTTTATTGTTGAGAAACTGAGAGTTTTCATATGGTCGGACAGCTTTGCATCTAGTAGAATATTATTCTGTTTTGTATATAATAAACTTTCTCAAACATAGGCTATCAATATGACTTtgcactaaaaaaataaaaataaaaagaaataataataataataaagccatCAATGTGGCTTTTCTAATTTTTcagggcaaaaaaaaaaggaaaggaaaaccaaaacaaaagcaaaaccaAACTCTCAGAAAAGCAAGCTGCTTTTTAATCTTTCGCGCCATATCAGAATCTGGGAGAAGGAAATGGCCGTTGGGCTCAAACCCTCCAAGCCCCTTGTCCGATCTTCATCACTATCCTTGGAAAAACTCCTGAAATCCCAGAAAAACCTCTCAAAAACCCCACCAAGACTCTGGTTCGATCCTGAAGAAGACGACCCTGTAGAAATTGACGCCCAAGGATTCCCCATCTTAAAGCTCAGCCACCCAATCCTCCGCACCTTAGACTCTTGCATTGGTATCAGACAGTTCAACCAGGTTCACACCCAGCTCATAGTCTCTGGTCTTTTTCAGCATTCTTTCGCTGCTAGCCGAGCCATTAAGAAGCTCTGCTCTGCTTCGGACACTGCTCAACACGCCGTTTACTTATTCGATCATCTTGAAGAACCAGATGCTTTTCTTTGTAACACCATTATGAGAAGCTATCTGAATTTGAATGACCCATACGGTGCTCTCCGCTTCTACTATCAGAAAATGATTGGTAAATTTCTTGTTCCTAATCATTACACTTTCCCGCTTTTAGTGAAGGTGTGTGCAGTAATTGGGTCGGTGAAAGAAGGAGAAAAGGCTCATGCCCGGATCGAGAAATTCGGGTTCGGATTGGATTTGTTTGTTCGGAACTCGTTAATCCATATGTACTCTGTTTGTGGGAGTATTTGGAATGCACGTCTGGTGTTCGATGCGGAACCTGAGTTGGATTTGGTGAGCTGGAATTCGATGATAGATGGGTATGTAAAGAGCGGAGATGTCGGTGTTGCACGTGAACTTTTCGATGTAATGCCTGAAAGAGATATTTTTAGTTGGAACTCGATGGTTGCAGGTTATGTGGAAACTGGTGATATGGTAGCAGCAAAAGAGTTGTTTGATATGATGCCCAATAAAGATGTCGTTTCTTGGAACTCTATGATTGATGGGTATGCAAGGACACTGAATATTTTTTCTGCTCGTGAGTTTTTCAATCAAATGCCTTTGCGTAATATAGTTTCGTGGAATATGATTTTGGCCCTTTATGTGCGGTCTAAGGATTACGGTGAATGCTTAAGAATGTTTGATAGGATGGTGGAAGCTGGAGAGGCTAAGCCAAATGCAGCTACTCTAGTAAGTGTGCTGACTGCTGCTGCAAACTTGGGGAGGCTTGAAAGAGGGAAATGGGTTCATTCTTATATGCAGTCTAATAGGATTAGACCCGATGTATTACTTTCAACTGCTCTTTTGACAATGTATGCAAAATGTGGGGATATGGACTTGGCTAAAGATGTTTTTGATAACATGTCTGACAGGAGTGTTGTGTCCTGGAATTCCATGATCATGGGATATGGCATGCATGGGCATGCAGAGAAAGCTCTAAAAATGTTCTCCGAGATGGAGAAAACAGGCCTTGCCCCTAATGACACTACTTTTATCTGCATTTTTTCTACATGTGCCCATTCTGGAATGGTTTTGGAAGGTTGGTGGTACTTTGATCTAATGCAACGAGTTTACAAGATCAAACCCAAAATTGAACACTATGGTTGCATGGTTGATCTTCTTGCCCGGGCTGGTTTGATGAAACACTCAGAAGAGCTTATTAGCAAGGTGCCAGCAGAGGCAGAACCTGCCTTATGGGGATCTTTACTTTCTGCTTGTAGGACCCACTCAAATTCAGAACTTGGGGAGATTGTGGCCAGGCGGCTAATTGAGTTGGAACCAGGGGATATTGGACCCTATGTGttgttatcaaatatatatgcatCAGAAGGGAAATGGGATGATGTAGAACATGTGAGAAAGATGATAAAAGAAAAGGGTTTATTAAAAGAAGCAGGATCAAGCATGGTTCAACCTGGAGAATTTGGATCTAAATCCCTTTTGGAGAATGGTTCATCACTCAGGAGAAGCATGGTGTACTCAATGTTGAATGAGATGGGTACTCAGATAAAATTATCTTGTAGAGATTTTTACATAGAAGATGATTTGAGTACTTAGTGTATCAAAATGCTTCAGGATGAATCTGAAACTTCAAAAGCTGGTTTTCCATGTATATTAACATGTAAATGTGGAGAAACTTTAGGGAAAGAAACTTAGAATACCTTGAAGATTGAAGATTTCTGAACGAAAGAGACCATGAACTTTGATTGGTGGACCAAAATGCTATGAGCACGTTTGGATAGCAGGTTTATCCATTTGTAATACGCAATCACAGATGGTTATCTCCAATTCCTGATAGTAAGGACAGAGTTATGGCAATGTATAACTAAAGCAGTATGTCCAATCCatattttgtagtttttttggtcaataaccATATTGAGTAGTTTACTCGTTACTTTTTGTATACCATAATAAACTCGTTGGGGTAGATTAATGTGGGTTGTATTGGTTTAAATTGTTTATTCTGAATCAGGAAACTTGCAACAACAGtatcaattattattctttCACATAGCATTTGGATTTCAGGTTTAAGATATATTTTAGCTGTCAAATTTATTCACATAGTAGGTTAAACTTCAGTTATACTTGTGTGTAATCAAGCCTTTAAACAGGCCTCAAAGTAAAACAGTGTATCaataaaattatgttattttcttctatattttggtgctaTTATCTTTTCTGTCCTTAAGTTTTCTTCTGGGTTAGTTGTTTGCTTTTATTACAAATTTCTCAGTTTTCCCTTTCTTTGTTACTTCAGAATCTTATGGTAAGGCTTTCTGTTGGGAAGCTTTTTTGCTTGGCAACTTTCATTTGGGAAAAATTACTTCCACATAAGTTACTGCATTTGTTATTGATCAGAAGTACTGTGCATGGATCTGTCAGAGAAAAAGTCCCTCTTGTGCCTCTAGTAGGGAAAGTGGCTGAGATCGAGAGAGCATCTCTCCCTTGAAGTCCTTTATGGATCTCGAGTCGGGAATAGAGTCTCACAGTGTCAGAATGAGTTGAAGACGAGATGTGGTGTCCAGTCTGATAGGGAGAGGCGAGAAGGGGAACAAGGATCAAAACAGGCATGGTGCTTACAGTGGCCTCTTTCATTTCCTGACATTGAGTTCATTCGCAAATGAGACAAGTTTAGATCTTTATTTGATCTTAGCCAttgttttttaacttttaacaaTCTCTGCCTATCATAAAAAGCAGTATCacttttcttttcgtttttagTAGtcacttttcttttcatttttagctAAGTCTCTTTGATGTGTTAATATTCACATATGGTTAACCATTCCATTTAAACTTTTATATGATGTATCAGCAGGTTCAGTTTATCAGAGACTATCTCAATCTCAACTTCCAAATGGAAAGTTTTTTGTTAACTAAAACATTACCCTCAAAATATAGTGACAAAATGAGATCATAGTAACTCTCTATCTAGAGTCATATTGCAAAATTCCTTAAAAAGTGTCCTCCCTTGAAAATATTTACAGCTTTAATTGGTACAGTTTTGAGTATCCACTACTAGACTAGCTTTAAGAAAGTCTAATATATAGCTGTTGTGTGAATAACACGATACAAGTACAAAAAAACTACTAATTACCAagcattgattattattttgtaggatCCAGAATTTTAAGATTTCATGGTGCTTGATAATTTGTTAAGTTTACATGGCAGGTGATAATTGACCAGTATATCACTGATGTGGTACAAGTCCAACCATTGGTCCTTAAACTTTTCCCTAGCCAGGAGGAGCTCCAAAAGATTCTGAAGAAAGGAGAATTCCATATAACTgctaaaacttgaaaagtttTCGAAGGAACAAGTGGGTCTTTATCTCTACTATGGTCAACAGAAATGGTAAGAAATATAAGCAGACATTAAAACCTCACCAACTAAAATCGCAGCTTCTCGCTGAAAAAGATTCATTCTTTGCTATAAGAAACttgctattttattattagtcaACAATAGAATATTTGATTACATCAGGAGTTTTTTAATCCCCTTATTTTAGAAATACCTAtctggaaaataaaataaaaaataaaaaatgaagcagAACATGAAAAGGAAAGTACAGATGAAAAATAACAGGAGCTTATTTTTATCCTATAAGACGAAGTTGATAACAAAATCTGATCATATGGCTCTATCTATATGTTCACTTGAACTCCTGAATCATATGTTTCTCCAGCTTTCCAGCCTTCTGGTATGTTATTCACAGGAACAAGCCATGTCTCATCTCCATCATCACCACTGAACAACATCTTTACTTGCAAAGGTCCACTTGGTGGTGTGGTCGTTGTCCATACTGCACCATAATGCCGATCCAAAAGCTTGCAGACAAAATTTTGAGTCTGCAAAATTTTTACCCCAATTTTAgcaatgaagatgatgatataaTAACAATATCAGTAAAgatcatctatatatatgtatatatatacatatatatctcaGAAGGAAGTGCATAGTACCTCACAAAGCTGAACTGCTGTGATATCTTTCATCCCCTGTTGATACCTTATCACAAAAGCCAAATAATGAGGAAAGTTGCTGTTCTCATCTATCTTGATTGTAATATTCTTGTTTGGATAGCTGCAAGAAACACTGTTcatagagagacagagagagctCCATGAGTTTAGCAAATATCCTATTGATTTTCAGCACGGTTTCTCAAGGAGAGATTGACTATATGTAGGTTTTTACCGTCTGTATTCAATGTCAACGATGCCAAGAGATAACAGAGAGGCAGCAGCATTAGCAGTTTGAGCCATTTTACTGAAGGCTCGTTTGCTCAGAATAAAGTCTGTTCGAGCACTTGAACCTTGGTCTGTTATAACCACATTTACTCCTTTGCTCGAGCAGTAGGCACTGTTGGTGCACCTTACCTAGTGAAAGGGAAAATCATAAAGAATATTGCTCATGAAGTTTATCTGAGATTTGAAGTAATTGAAATTCTTCTGCTTCATATTTTTTTACCTGGTAGCATGCACCACAGCCAACCCCATTTCGATATAGGTCAGATGCTGCTGATACATCTCCACCATTAAGCGTTGCTCCAAAGGAACCGAACCCGCATGCACCTACTGCAGATAAGAAAGGTTCAGAATTTCAGATAAAATGCTTATATGTTTAGTCATAATATCTAGGTAGAATGTTTAGTAGAATTCTCTTACTCTCTGTTCCTTTTTCATTAGAATTCGGATAGTAAGCTGCACGGGATTGAATGAAGCAGTCACTACATACAGAAGAAGCCTTAGGCAGAGTTTGCATCAGAAGAAAGATTGCTGTAGGTAAAAGAGAACTCCAAAGGGAGGAAGCCATTGTCGAGAAAAGAAAACCAGGGAAAAGCgatgagaaaaacaaatatgaaGGCAAAGGTTGCTATGCATGAAAGCTTACAGAAAATGTAGTATTTATAGGGAAAATAAACATCAATACTTTGAACTGGGTAAAATTTACCAACTTTGACATTCTTTTTTAAGGACATTGATTTTCCAACAAGTGGAATTTCTGCTAAAAGAATTTGTAGTCTACCTTCTTAGACTTGTTTAAGAATATCAAGCAAAAAATACTGCTCTCTGACCTTTCAAATTCAATTCTGATTATATTTCTTCCcttgttgaattctttttgtattAAGTTAATCAAAAGGTCAATAGTTAAATCTAATCCTAACGTGTGAATTGTCTTAGTAGTTAACCAAATTCAAAAAGCAGTTTTATTCTCATAAAATTAATAGTCTATTGTTTTCTCAGTCAGGTGGTCCTCGAAACGTTCCTCTTTTCTATGTTTCACTGTTGCAAGTTGATGACGTTGTTATTGTTTGCTCACGGCAAAAGCATTATACTATGGATAAGCTTGTACATGCTTACATGATGCATAAAATTTAGTTCTAAGAATTTTGCTATTTGACCAAGATAGGCATATTTGATACATAGTGCTATTTGACCAAGATGGGCATATTTGATACGTACTTACCTAACCATCTCAGAAAGAGAAGTTAAAATCAAAGGTGAgtattttgaataagaaaatatCCAGTACATTTGCTTGAAAAGGAAATATGAGAACAGAGTTAGGTGCTCTAGCACTAAACAAccttatttcatatatatatatatatatatgtatgtatagagagagagagagagagatgtataTTTTACGTTAGGCATATCTTGATGTTCCCACCTTCCACTACGGTAATGAGTGTTATCACATGGGCTGTTATTTGTAACTTAAAAGGTGAGGAAAGTGTAAGGAAGCCACCTTGTATACATTATTTCCATTCATTTTAACAATTGCAAGTAGCTCAAACAGCCAAAGGATGTATAATTTGATCAATatcaaagaaagggaaaaaaaattaaaaattagttcCTATACCTAGATATCGTTACAATTCATAAGGGTTTTGTTGATCTGAGTTATGTTTTAGCTTGCTATACATAGCTTGTTCTATTTCTGATCAGTTTAAGTTGTTGAGATAGTTAACACTACAAAAttttattgtcaaaaaaaattagCTCTATACGATTAATTTTTGCTTGAAATgttaatatatagaaatttgtaTACCAAAGCTGACTGGGAATCTTGATGGTGGGGTTGGGAGGACCAGCGTGAATAGTTATGCTAGGTTGAGGCAGACTGCCATGAAAGAAATCCATCACCCACATCAGCCATGACATGGAAACCACTTGGGGGATTTTTGGACCTAGCTAAGTGTAGGAGCTTAGCCATGTCTTAGAATCaaggttcattttttttttattattatttttggctaAGACAATCAAGGTTCATTTTGTGAAGGGAATATTTGTCCTCTTTGGAAACCcagcgatattgtcctctttagaaACCCCGCCACctcgggaaaggtatccatctGTAACAGTCTAGACTATCCGCATGCAATATTGTTCTCTTTGGACCTGGAAAATCCTGCcattaaggttttaaaagatCTCACTGACACATCAATCGAAGTATTGCCTCTGATACTATCAGTTACAGCCCAGATAATCTGTGATATTTTTCTCTTTGGGCCTAGTAAATCCTCTTACAACACAGTCCTCAATGTTTTAAAAAACCtgacaaggaaaaggtatccacacccatttataaaaggtgtttcgttccccttttaaatcgatgtgggacttcacatgtACTCATTAAAATGTTGCaagcaaaatattatatagatgaaGTCTATTATCCAGATGCATCAACTCATATGGTTTATGTTAATGTATGAGGGGGATCTATGCTTTGTCATGCTTTGTTATCTTATATTATATTGATCGTTAAAACGGTCCAATTGTAGAAAGAAAGTATGAAAAACTTTATAATTCTATCACTTGATTCCTTGCGTGCATAAATATCCATGTAAATTTGAGTTTTGGTTTGATGAATGATTGTCGATAGTGGAGGTCCCTCATTCATTAACATATGCATATCAATTTCCTAGGGCAGTcgcaatgcatatatatatatatatatataaccaagaTATTTTATAACTCTTTCAATGccaatatattgattttctgataataatattcaatacaTCTTGCCACATTAATAAATGTCATctattataaattcaaaaatagttttttaaaatataaattgtcatatacatatttaataatttaataattattttttaatttataataaaaaatatgatgacataacaaatttttaaaatttaaattttatagattttgtttaaaagtatataatatattaatatataaatacaaaattgaattttatatttataggatTCTGTTACCTGAAGAGGtagtttgattaatttttaaatccatGCCAACTACACCCACTTTCTCAAAGCTTTCCATCTTTATTATTAGGATATCTTCATCTAAGATTTTATTTACAAAAGTTATAGTTAATTTGCATTAAAATATGTCAGCTTTGtatgttctctctctctttctctctctctctctctctctctctatatatatatatatatatagaaagaagaCAAATGATGTAACTTGCAAGTATAAAATGTACCCAAAAAGACAAACTCAAATCATTACATGTTTCCGTTTCTTCTTTCTACGGCTTCTGTTAGTCTTCTTCCAAAACCGAAATGGAACGGAGACTAATAGTGATTCCAAGAAGACTTTCTTGGCTGCTGAAGAATCAAATAACCCtcttaaatataatatgcatATGGGTTGGTTCTCTTACCATTtggtcaaaaattatttatatatatatatatatatatataattgtaattttGTCCAATCTAACCGACTTTTGGCCTGTTGAAATCATGACACTGACATTcgaaagccaaataaaaaacaaaattgaaattctaaaagaaaattggagaaaattttaatttttgataaccaatttaatttttgtatagAGCTTTCTTTGGATTGTATGTAGAACTTCCCAGAGGAATGGATTTTGGGTTAAACCAAGCCCAAAAGTGCTAAAGAAGCCCAATTTTTAGACTGTCCCAGCCTACCCAAGTCGTACACCCAGATCTGCCCATCTTTGTTACGCATATCTTGTTTAAgcaagcatttttatttttctcatgttcaaaaaataaaaaagaacccaaaaaaaataatttt comes from Ziziphus jujuba cultivar Dongzao chromosome 6, ASM3175591v1 and encodes:
- the LOC107430428 gene encoding putative pentatricopeptide repeat-containing protein At5g37570, which produces MAVGLKPSKPLVRSSSLSLEKLLKSQKNLSKTPPRLWFDPEEDDPVEIDAQGFPILKLSHPILRTLDSCIGIRQFNQVHTQLIVSGLFQHSFAASRAIKKLCSASDTAQHAVYLFDHLEEPDAFLCNTIMRSYLNLNDPYGALRFYYQKMIGKFLVPNHYTFPLLVKVCAVIGSVKEGEKAHARIEKFGFGLDLFVRNSLIHMYSVCGSIWNARLVFDAEPELDLVSWNSMIDGYVKSGDVGVARELFDVMPERDIFSWNSMVAGYVETGDMVAAKELFDMMPNKDVVSWNSMIDGYARTLNIFSAREFFNQMPLRNIVSWNMILALYVRSKDYGECLRMFDRMVEAGEAKPNAATLVSVLTAAANLGRLERGKWVHSYMQSNRIRPDVLLSTALLTMYAKCGDMDLAKDVFDNMSDRSVVSWNSMIMGYGMHGHAEKALKMFSEMEKTGLAPNDTTFICIFSTCAHSGMVLEGWWYFDLMQRVYKIKPKIEHYGCMVDLLARAGLMKHSEELISKVPAEAEPALWGSLLSACRTHSNSELGEIVARRLIELEPGDIGPYVLLSNIYASEGKWDDVEHVRKMIKEKGLLKEAGSSMVQPGEFGSKSLLENGSSLRRSMVYSMLNEMGTQIKLSCRDFYIEDDLST
- the LOC107430440 gene encoding expansin-like B1 isoform X2; its protein translation is MASSLWSSLLPTAIFLLMQTLPKASSVCSDCFIQSRAAYYPNSNEKGTESACGFGSFGATLNGGDVSAASDLYRNGVGCGACYQVRCTNSAYCSSKGVNVVITDQGSSARTDFILSKRAFSKMAQTANAAASLLSLGIVDIEYRRVSCSYPNKNITIKIDENSNFPHYLAFVIRYQQGMKDITAVQLCETQNFVCKLLDRHYGAVWTTTTPPSGPLQVKMLFSGDDGDETWLVPVNNIPEGWKAGETYDSGVQVNI
- the LOC107430440 gene encoding expansin-like B1 isoform X1, whose amino-acid sequence is MASSLWSSLLPTAIFLLMQTLPKASSVCSDCFIQSRAAYYPNSNEKGTEIGACGFGSFGATLNGGDVSAASDLYRNGVGCGACYQVRCTNSAYCSSKGVNVVITDQGSSARTDFILSKRAFSKMAQTANAAASLLSLGIVDIEYRRVSCSYPNKNITIKIDENSNFPHYLAFVIRYQQGMKDITAVQLCETQNFVCKLLDRHYGAVWTTTTPPSGPLQVKMLFSGDDGDETWLVPVNNIPEGWKAGETYDSGVQVNI